A region of Pyxidicoccus parkwaysis DNA encodes the following proteins:
- the cutA gene encoding divalent-cation tolerance protein CutA, with the protein MTDVILVLVTAPSTDKAAELARALVEEGLAACGNIVPGVRSIYRWEGKVHDEQEALLILKTKDVLFEPLRARVVALHPYQVPEVLRLDITDGHGPYLAWVRDNARFVP; encoded by the coding sequence ATGACAGACGTCATCCTCGTCCTCGTCACCGCGCCCTCCACCGACAAGGCCGCCGAGCTGGCGCGCGCGCTGGTGGAGGAAGGGCTCGCCGCGTGCGGCAACATCGTCCCGGGCGTGCGCTCCATCTACCGCTGGGAGGGCAAGGTCCACGACGAGCAGGAGGCGCTGCTCATTCTCAAGACGAAGGACGTCCTCTTCGAGCCGCTGCGCGCCCGCGTCGTCGCGCTGCACCCGTACCAGGTGCCCGAGGTGCTCCGCCTCGACATCACCGACGGCCACGGCCCCTACCTGGCCTGGGTGCGGGACAACGCGCGCTTCGTACCGTGA
- a CDS encoding ATP-binding protein, which translates to MRDMGAKATGEACAVCGGRTWVLERRGDVAMARVCACSESCSVCDGRGHVLVEREAVFSQKMGPRLYEVMEPCICTRRRRRVALFNDVGLPGVVSHASFDNYRAFNEAQDRGRGVAMHFAHQYVKGGTDAKGGPAKGFILSGPVGTGKTHLMAATLAHLVLEVGIRARYVEISLLYATIRRGFQEGKSGGEIIGPLSDVEVLAIDELGKGRGSPFEMETLDELIARRYNAGRTTLFATNYSLEPERKALRTPSAPAGYRTTEDARNTAREAELLRERVGERIYSRLCEMCTFVELPRDTPDRRRTRQEMDAPMHHAPGGLRSAGR; encoded by the coding sequence ATGCGCGACATGGGTGCGAAGGCGACGGGCGAGGCGTGTGCGGTGTGCGGCGGGCGGACCTGGGTGCTCGAGCGGCGGGGTGATGTGGCCATGGCGCGCGTGTGCGCGTGCTCGGAGAGCTGCTCCGTGTGCGACGGGCGCGGGCACGTGCTGGTGGAGCGCGAGGCCGTGTTCAGCCAGAAGATGGGCCCGCGGCTCTACGAGGTCATGGAGCCGTGCATCTGCACGCGGCGGCGGCGGCGCGTGGCCCTCTTCAACGACGTGGGGCTGCCCGGCGTCGTGTCCCACGCGAGCTTCGACAACTACCGCGCCTTCAACGAGGCGCAGGACCGTGGCCGTGGCGTGGCCATGCACTTCGCCCACCAGTACGTGAAGGGCGGCACGGACGCGAAGGGCGGTCCGGCGAAGGGCTTCATCCTCAGCGGCCCGGTGGGCACGGGGAAGACGCACCTGATGGCGGCCACGCTGGCGCACCTGGTGCTGGAGGTGGGCATCCGCGCCCGCTACGTGGAGATTTCCCTGCTGTACGCCACCATCCGGCGCGGCTTCCAGGAGGGAAAGAGCGGCGGCGAAATCATCGGCCCGCTGTCGGACGTGGAGGTGCTGGCCATCGACGAGCTGGGCAAGGGACGCGGCAGCCCGTTCGAGATGGAGACGCTCGATGAGCTGATTGCCCGCCGCTACAACGCGGGCCGCACCACGCTGTTCGCGACGAACTACTCGCTGGAGCCGGAGCGCAAGGCCCTGCGCACGCCTTCGGCCCCTGCGGGCTACCGGACGACGGAGGACGCGCGCAACACCGCGCGCGAGGCGGAGCTCCTGCGCGAGCGCGTGGGCGAGCGCATCTACAGCCGCCTCTGCGAGATGTGCACCTTCGTGGAGCTGCCGCGCGACACGCCGGACCGGCGCCGCACGCGGCAGGAGATGGACGCGCCCATGCACCACGCACCGGGCGGCCTGCGCAGCGCGGGGCGGTGA
- a CDS encoding tetratricopeptide repeat protein yields the protein MRRSLLVCLVLLATASAAQEKKATRDADLGRKSATAVDKSLAGDITREKNKEEVAPALQYDQFRLGVELQVASKRREQIQSLKKIISLSPDPKEVPSLLFRLGEFYWEESKFYFFEANRKDDELIKAMNRNDAMGQQRAKAEKAELVGKQKEYGKLAVEQYTKIVQEYPKFERTDEVLFFLGQYLMEEGQDRKALVAFKRLVEKYPQSKYIPDAYFAFGEYYFNNSKGKRPELEKALVAYKKAAEFPESQVYAFSLYKQGWCYYNMGDYESAKDKFKTVVLYGELAGASAVEKDGGKSGKTSLVREARGDFVRAYSHQGDVAQARAEFGKVATNPDDRFTMMKQLANLYYGDGKDREAAITFNSLIKEKPLSPEAPGFQGKIVDCILRMGNKERTVAQVRRLVKIMKEVESSGVIKEDKDKKLLAEAKELSERTLSNLAVTWHNEGKKTRNEETFKYADAVYSDYLTLFPENPKAYDLRFFWAELLNDNLQNYEKAAANYTLVVLQDAKVLEAKDEKGKPKPGKPGKFLQNAAYNAVLAYDEVVKAAESRGEDKSAAAGTDITKKITIPPLKKALLDACERYLKYVPKGDKRVEIAFKAANIYYRHNHFDEAVLRFSEIALGYPDYKFENGDRAAEFAANLILDSYNLLQDYAKVNEWARRFYSNDKLAVGKFRDDLAKLIEQSSFKLVSQLEEKKEFQKAAEAYLAFVKDFPQTELADLALYNASVDYYKAKQLDKTIEVRKRLFAQYPRSKYVPDSIYANAEAQEAIGDFDEAAGTYEAYVRGYERSIAEKGAGKARGKKAADEKPAVPQKWEESKAQVALFNAATYREGLGQMKAALKNREHYLELWPRAKDADDIRMSIIDLTGKAGGGMRAIKMLEEYERDNMRSASKFLTAEGRIIDLYKKMGKSRDVARMYKRVAEHFDQLPRRVQTTLEKPALATSAQAQFLSVDLDWQEYKRLKLYWGAPPSPDRFRASIQDKSKALQVVEKKYVQTVALGAPESAICALNRIGLAYDHFADRVINAPMPRGLDEEAQQALRDEFANQAQPLKDKATEAFAATVSKSRELDVYNDCSAESLKMLRTTYAPDRFPDMPEEKVALKGKAQIIGGDLLASIQDVPPPAPKAVAEDQKAKVAELNEDLTDLTQQLRSQTETQVDAKPAAAKDGAAPAKQGGTDEEPEDFL from the coding sequence ATGCGCCGTTCGCTTCTCGTCTGCCTCGTGCTCCTGGCCACGGCGTCCGCCGCCCAGGAAAAGAAAGCCACGCGCGATGCCGATCTCGGCCGGAAGTCCGCCACCGCGGTGGACAAGTCGCTGGCCGGTGACATCACCCGTGAAAAGAACAAGGAAGAGGTCGCCCCCGCCCTCCAGTACGACCAGTTCCGACTGGGCGTGGAGCTGCAGGTGGCCTCCAAGCGCCGCGAGCAGATCCAGTCGCTGAAGAAGATCATCTCCCTGTCGCCGGATCCGAAGGAGGTCCCCAGCCTCCTGTTCCGCCTCGGCGAGTTCTACTGGGAGGAGTCGAAGTTCTACTTCTTCGAGGCCAACCGGAAGGACGACGAGCTCATCAAGGCGATGAACCGCAACGACGCCATGGGCCAGCAGCGCGCCAAGGCGGAGAAGGCGGAGCTCGTCGGGAAGCAGAAGGAGTACGGCAAGCTCGCCGTCGAGCAGTACACGAAGATTGTCCAGGAGTACCCCAAGTTCGAGCGCACCGACGAGGTGCTCTTCTTCCTCGGCCAGTACCTGATGGAAGAGGGCCAGGACCGCAAGGCGCTGGTGGCCTTCAAGCGGCTGGTGGAGAAGTACCCGCAGTCCAAGTACATCCCCGACGCGTACTTCGCGTTCGGCGAGTACTACTTCAACAACTCCAAGGGCAAGCGCCCGGAGCTGGAGAAGGCGCTGGTGGCCTACAAGAAGGCCGCCGAGTTCCCCGAGAGTCAGGTGTACGCATTCAGCCTCTACAAGCAGGGCTGGTGCTACTACAACATGGGGGACTACGAGTCCGCGAAGGACAAGTTCAAGACGGTGGTGCTCTACGGCGAGCTGGCCGGCGCCAGCGCGGTGGAGAAGGACGGCGGCAAGAGCGGGAAGACTTCGCTGGTGCGCGAGGCGCGCGGCGACTTCGTCCGCGCGTACTCGCACCAGGGTGACGTGGCCCAGGCCCGCGCCGAGTTCGGCAAGGTGGCCACCAACCCGGATGACCGCTTCACGATGATGAAGCAGCTCGCCAACCTGTACTACGGCGACGGCAAGGACCGCGAGGCGGCGATTACCTTCAACTCCCTCATCAAGGAGAAGCCGCTGTCGCCCGAGGCGCCCGGCTTCCAGGGGAAGATCGTCGACTGCATCCTGCGCATGGGCAACAAGGAGCGCACCGTGGCCCAGGTGCGCCGGCTCGTGAAGATCATGAAGGAGGTCGAGTCCTCCGGCGTCATCAAGGAGGACAAGGACAAGAAGCTGCTCGCGGAGGCGAAGGAGCTGTCCGAGCGCACGCTGTCCAACCTCGCCGTCACCTGGCACAACGAGGGCAAGAAGACGCGCAACGAGGAGACGTTCAAGTACGCGGACGCCGTGTACAGCGACTACCTCACGCTCTTCCCGGAGAACCCCAAGGCGTACGACTTGCGCTTCTTCTGGGCCGAGCTCCTCAACGACAACCTGCAGAACTACGAGAAGGCCGCGGCCAACTACACGCTCGTCGTCCTGCAGGACGCGAAGGTGCTGGAGGCCAAGGACGAGAAGGGCAAGCCGAAGCCGGGCAAGCCGGGCAAGTTCCTGCAGAACGCCGCCTACAACGCGGTGCTCGCCTACGACGAAGTCGTGAAGGCGGCCGAGTCGCGCGGCGAGGACAAGAGCGCGGCGGCGGGCACGGACATCACGAAGAAGATCACCATCCCCCCGCTGAAGAAGGCGCTGCTCGACGCGTGCGAGCGCTACCTCAAGTACGTGCCCAAGGGTGACAAGCGGGTGGAGATCGCCTTCAAGGCGGCCAACATCTACTACCGCCACAACCACTTCGACGAGGCGGTGCTGCGCTTCAGCGAGATTGCGCTCGGCTATCCCGACTACAAGTTCGAGAACGGCGACCGCGCGGCGGAGTTCGCGGCCAACCTCATCCTCGACTCGTACAACCTGCTCCAGGACTACGCGAAGGTGAACGAGTGGGCGCGGCGCTTCTACTCCAACGACAAGCTCGCGGTGGGCAAGTTCCGCGACGACCTGGCCAAGCTCATCGAGCAGTCGTCGTTCAAGCTCGTCAGCCAGTTGGAGGAGAAGAAGGAGTTCCAGAAGGCGGCCGAGGCGTACCTCGCCTTCGTGAAGGACTTCCCGCAGACGGAGCTCGCCGACCTGGCGCTCTACAACGCGTCCGTCGACTACTACAAGGCGAAGCAGCTCGATAAGACCATCGAGGTCCGCAAGCGCCTCTTCGCGCAGTACCCGCGGTCCAAGTACGTGCCGGACTCCATCTACGCCAACGCGGAGGCGCAGGAGGCCATCGGTGACTTCGATGAGGCCGCCGGCACCTACGAGGCCTACGTGCGCGGCTACGAGCGCAGCATCGCGGAGAAGGGCGCCGGCAAGGCGCGCGGCAAGAAGGCCGCCGACGAGAAGCCCGCCGTCCCGCAGAAGTGGGAGGAGTCCAAGGCGCAGGTGGCGCTCTTCAACGCGGCCACCTACCGCGAGGGCCTGGGCCAGATGAAGGCGGCGCTGAAGAACCGCGAGCACTACCTGGAGCTGTGGCCCCGGGCGAAGGACGCGGATGACATCCGCATGTCCATCATCGACCTGACGGGCAAGGCCGGCGGCGGCATGCGCGCCATCAAGATGCTGGAGGAGTACGAGCGCGACAACATGCGCTCGGCCAGCAAGTTCCTCACGGCCGAGGGGCGCATCATCGACCTCTACAAGAAGATGGGGAAGTCGCGCGACGTGGCGCGCATGTACAAGCGCGTCGCCGAGCACTTCGACCAGCTGCCCCGCCGCGTGCAGACCACGCTGGAGAAGCCGGCGCTGGCCACCTCCGCCCAGGCGCAGTTCCTCTCGGTGGACCTGGACTGGCAGGAGTACAAGCGGCTGAAGCTGTACTGGGGCGCGCCGCCCTCGCCGGACCGCTTCCGCGCCAGCATCCAGGACAAGAGCAAGGCGTTGCAGGTGGTGGAGAAGAAGTACGTGCAGACGGTGGCCCTGGGCGCGCCCGAGTCCGCCATCTGCGCGCTCAACCGCATCGGCCTCGCGTATGACCACTTCGCCGACAGGGTCATCAACGCGCCCATGCCGCGCGGCCTCGACGAGGAGGCGCAGCAGGCCCTGCGCGACGAGTTCGCCAACCAGGCCCAGCCGCTGAAGGACAAGGCCACGGAGGCCTTCGCCGCCACGGTGAGCAAGAGCCGCGAGCTGGACGTCTACAACGACTGCTCCGCGGAGAGCCTGAAGATGCTGCGCACCACCTACGCGCCGGACCGCTTCCCGGACATGCCGGAGGAGAAGGTGGCGCTGAAGGGGAAGGCGCAGATCATCGGTGGGGACTTGCTGGCCTCCATCCAGGACGTGCCGCCGCCGGCCCCCAAGGCCGTCGCGGAGGACCAGAAGGCGAAGGTGGCGGAGCTGAACGAGGACCTCACGGACCTCACCCAGCAGCTCCGCTCGCAGACAGAGACCCAGGTGGATGCCAAGCCCGCCGCCGCCAAGGACGGTGCCGCGCCCGCCAAGCAGGGCGGCACCGACGAGGAGCCGGAGGACTTCCTCTAA
- the gltE gene encoding adventurous gliding motility TPR repeat lipoprotein GltE — MNRTQTHTMRLFSLVVAASLVAAGCTASKATGPTTPTKNPTTAKTPGKEPEAAPISNTAKARFEDAVKSFDAQKKAKAFDYPSLERKFKLALESDPNLAEAHYNLGVIAERQGKNDEARAQYKQALSVKPSLRQASDNLAIMEQNAGNVAGAVALYQEVLQRYPDDAQSRARLAEIYRQKGDHDKAMELSRAALMRDPASTTALKVMIRSYLDRKQLAMAKLVALRGVKLDAADPELHHAVGLILQKEGKSDEARLSFQKALEVRDDYVPSHVALAQLALESEDYPGAEEHLRRILQADGKNATAHLNLGIAYKGQGQYDKAMQEYDEAEKLDPQLAAVNLNRAIILHKVKDAPERAVELYKKYIAEAGGDVALSAESPVFGLLREAEAIVNAKREAKHAEEQAKQMEDLQKKQQAQMQAAEKQAAPAPQPPGTATPASSTGTTPQATPAGGTAAQAPAPAPATPAATPAAPAAGKTEKKNAGTADPSEPEDDLL; from the coding sequence ATGAACCGGACCCAGACTCACACCATGCGCCTGTTCTCCCTTGTGGTCGCCGCGTCGCTCGTGGCCGCCGGCTGCACGGCCTCCAAGGCCACCGGCCCCACGACTCCGACGAAGAACCCCACCACGGCGAAGACTCCGGGCAAGGAGCCGGAGGCCGCGCCCATCTCCAACACGGCCAAGGCCCGCTTCGAGGACGCCGTGAAGTCCTTCGACGCGCAGAAGAAGGCGAAGGCCTTCGACTACCCGTCGCTGGAGCGCAAGTTCAAGCTGGCGCTGGAGTCGGACCCCAACCTGGCGGAGGCCCACTACAACCTGGGCGTCATCGCCGAGCGCCAGGGGAAGAACGACGAGGCCCGCGCGCAGTACAAGCAGGCCCTCTCCGTGAAGCCCTCGCTGCGCCAGGCCTCGGACAACCTGGCCATCATGGAGCAGAACGCGGGCAACGTGGCCGGCGCGGTGGCCCTCTACCAGGAGGTGCTGCAGCGCTACCCGGATGATGCCCAGTCCCGCGCCCGGCTCGCGGAGATCTACCGGCAGAAGGGCGACCACGACAAGGCGATGGAGCTGTCGCGCGCCGCGCTGATGAGAGACCCGGCGTCCACCACCGCGCTCAAGGTGATGATTCGCAGCTACCTGGACCGCAAGCAGCTCGCCATGGCGAAGCTGGTGGCGCTGCGCGGCGTGAAGCTGGACGCGGCGGACCCGGAGCTGCACCACGCCGTGGGCCTCATCCTCCAGAAGGAGGGGAAGTCCGACGAGGCTCGGCTGTCCTTCCAGAAGGCGCTGGAGGTGCGTGACGACTACGTGCCCTCGCACGTGGCCCTGGCGCAGCTCGCGCTGGAGTCGGAGGACTACCCCGGCGCCGAGGAGCACCTGCGCCGCATCCTCCAGGCGGACGGGAAGAACGCCACCGCGCACCTCAACCTCGGCATCGCCTACAAGGGCCAGGGCCAATACGACAAGGCCATGCAGGAGTACGACGAGGCGGAGAAGCTGGACCCGCAGCTCGCGGCGGTGAATCTCAACCGCGCCATCATCCTCCACAAGGTGAAGGACGCGCCCGAGCGCGCCGTGGAGCTGTACAAGAAGTACATCGCCGAGGCCGGCGGCGACGTGGCCCTGTCCGCCGAGTCGCCCGTCTTCGGGCTGCTGCGCGAGGCGGAGGCCATCGTCAACGCCAAGCGCGAGGCGAAGCACGCCGAGGAGCAGGCCAAGCAGATGGAGGACCTGCAGAAGAAGCAGCAGGCCCAGATGCAGGCCGCGGAGAAGCAGGCCGCTCCGGCGCCGCAGCCTCCCGGCACCGCGACGCCGGCGTCCTCCACCGGCACCACGCCCCAGGCCACGCCCGCGGGCGGCACCGCCGCGCAGGCGCCCGCTCCGGCCCCGGCGACTCCGGCCGCCACCCCGGCTGCTCCGGCGGCGGGGAAGACTGAAAAGAAGAATGCAGGCACGGCGGATCCTTCGGAGCCCGAAGACGACCTGCTGTGA
- the cglF gene encoding adventurous gliding motility protein CglF, producing MRKALMLCALFAVAPAFAQDEGHKAQGGGSGGGEGNVRYSKTTSIDFEDDTIEGDLTKPDGEYIEARDKVKHSNLIRIREDFEDKVMQSVGEL from the coding sequence ATGCGGAAGGCTCTGATGCTGTGCGCACTGTTCGCGGTGGCCCCGGCCTTCGCCCAGGACGAGGGCCACAAGGCCCAGGGCGGAGGGAGTGGGGGCGGGGAGGGCAATGTGCGCTACTCCAAGACCACCAGTATCGACTTCGAGGACGACACCATCGAAGGCGACCTCACCAAGCCCGACGGCGAGTACATCGAAGCGCGCGACAAGGTGAAGCACTCGAACCTCATCCGCATCCGCGAGGACTTCGAGGACAAGGTGATGCAGTCCGTGGGGGAGCTGTAG
- the gltG gene encoding adventurous gliding motility protein GltG has translation MAVPLTLKVFKGDSLVASKDYERDIIKIGRLSSAHLCLEDEKVSRIHSVIEVASDGTMSIIDMGSVEGTYVNGKRVNKGQVTFGDEIRVGGTTIRLENPAAVAAANLAVAVAGADETTEKNPVVAAPAPAVGLAQAAGAVAPATASGALDASFAATQQNAVVAAAAEPAPVAAAPVAEPAPRVVRTVRKSKSNGPMGVGLRFAWGDQRVGEFFVPPGVKRSFTVGSAADVDFIMGDTKLGAPKFEVLRSDGQSFSVRFSGKMKGELTRKGNTMDLKEVIESGKATHEGEAYAVTLDAEDFLWVDLGGVTLEATFQPVPKRVVAPLGESLDYTALNIFLVMFFAATAFVITAMNRTGEDDEYADELSADNARIAKLIIKPPEVQKNKFLERLNQQKEAKKSGEMAAKSRGDEGQMGKKDAAKTNNRTAPKGDPNKKDEARALTAKIFGSGKGGISTVFGKNGLGGDLKSAMGNMFGAKAGDSGGFGGLGLRGSGGGGGGTGDTVGIGGIGTKGRGGGTGTYGSGVGVLGGKQSVDVGITSSDPEVMGSLDKELIRKVIQMNRGQIRYCYESLLNRFPKLGGKVSVKFVITATGSVASSSVAQSTAGNAELETCVAGRVRTWKFPEPKGGGVVVVTYPFIFKQAGE, from the coding sequence ATGGCCGTCCCCCTGACACTCAAGGTCTTCAAGGGCGATTCGTTGGTCGCCTCCAAGGACTATGAGCGCGACATCATCAAGATTGGCCGTCTCTCTTCCGCGCACCTGTGCCTGGAGGACGAGAAGGTCAGCCGAATCCACTCCGTCATCGAGGTCGCCAGCGACGGCACCATGTCCATCATCGACATGGGCAGCGTCGAGGGCACGTACGTCAACGGCAAGCGCGTCAACAAGGGGCAGGTGACCTTCGGTGACGAGATTCGCGTGGGTGGTACCACCATCCGCCTGGAGAATCCGGCCGCCGTGGCCGCCGCCAACCTGGCCGTCGCCGTGGCCGGCGCGGACGAGACCACCGAGAAGAACCCGGTGGTTGCCGCTCCCGCGCCCGCGGTGGGCCTGGCGCAGGCCGCTGGCGCCGTGGCTCCCGCCACGGCCTCGGGCGCGCTGGACGCGTCCTTCGCCGCCACGCAGCAGAACGCGGTGGTGGCTGCCGCCGCCGAGCCCGCGCCGGTGGCGGCCGCTCCGGTGGCCGAGCCCGCGCCGCGCGTGGTGCGCACCGTGCGCAAGTCGAAGTCCAACGGCCCCATGGGCGTGGGACTTCGCTTCGCGTGGGGCGACCAGCGCGTGGGCGAGTTCTTCGTCCCCCCGGGGGTGAAGCGCTCGTTCACCGTGGGCAGCGCCGCGGACGTGGACTTCATCATGGGCGACACCAAGCTGGGCGCGCCCAAGTTCGAGGTGCTGCGCTCGGACGGCCAGTCCTTCTCCGTGCGCTTCTCGGGCAAGATGAAGGGCGAGCTGACCCGCAAGGGCAACACGATGGACCTCAAGGAGGTCATCGAGTCCGGCAAGGCCACGCACGAGGGTGAAGCGTACGCGGTGACGCTGGACGCCGAGGACTTCCTCTGGGTGGACCTGGGCGGCGTGACGCTGGAGGCGACGTTCCAGCCGGTGCCCAAGCGCGTCGTGGCGCCGCTGGGCGAGTCGCTGGACTACACGGCGCTCAACATCTTCCTGGTGATGTTCTTCGCGGCCACCGCGTTCGTCATCACCGCCATGAACCGCACCGGCGAGGACGACGAGTACGCGGACGAGCTGTCCGCGGACAACGCCCGCATCGCCAAGCTCATCATCAAGCCCCCCGAGGTCCAGAAGAACAAGTTCCTCGAGCGCCTCAACCAGCAGAAGGAGGCGAAGAAGAGCGGCGAGATGGCCGCCAAGAGCCGCGGCGACGAAGGGCAGATGGGCAAGAAGGACGCGGCCAAGACGAACAACCGCACCGCGCCCAAGGGCGACCCGAACAAGAAGGACGAGGCCCGCGCGCTGACGGCCAAGATTTTCGGCTCCGGCAAGGGCGGCATCTCCACCGTCTTCGGCAAGAACGGCCTCGGCGGAGACTTGAAGAGCGCCATGGGCAACATGTTCGGCGCCAAGGCGGGTGACTCGGGCGGCTTCGGCGGCCTGGGCCTGCGCGGCTCCGGCGGCGGCGGCGGCGGCACGGGTGACACCGTCGGCATCGGCGGCATCGGCACCAAGGGCCGCGGCGGCGGCACCGGCACGTACGGCAGCGGCGTGGGCGTGCTGGGCGGCAAGCAGAGCGTGGACGTGGGCATCACCTCGTCGGACCCGGAGGTCATGGGCTCGCTGGACAAGGAGCTCATCCGCAAGGTCATCCAGATGAACCGCGGGCAGATTCGCTACTGCTACGAGAGCCTGCTCAACCGCTTCCCGAAGCTGGGCGGCAAGGTGTCCGTGAAGTTCGTCATCACCGCCACGGGCTCGGTGGCGTCGTCCTCGGTGGCGCAGTCCACCGCGGGCAACGCGGAGCTGGAGACGTGCGTGGCGGGCCGCGTGCGCACCTGGAAGTTCCCCGAGCCGAAGGGTGGCGGCGTGGTGGTCGTCACCTATCCGTTCATCTTCAAGCAGGCCGGCGAGTAA
- the cglE gene encoding adventurous gliding motility protein CglE — translation MKALAPLALSASLLLPLAASAQQPTPANTGDRPAVTFDEIERGLYFAVMGGPLFLTNPPAPEGTPRPFSSGPMAQVEVGVDIGERLSLGVFVMGSSIRTSAEYVGNSGGAVSGDFSAVVPGAALRVRLAGLADSQETKRTWFYLRAGGGLAMFSPKRLLPDSDILVFAGPGVEYYTRLRHFSVGLEVTGNYLVSGGSFGFAVAPNIRYAF, via the coding sequence ATGAAAGCCCTCGCCCCCCTTGCCCTGAGCGCCTCGCTTCTCCTTCCCCTGGCCGCGAGCGCCCAGCAACCCACCCCCGCCAACACCGGGGACCGTCCCGCCGTCACCTTCGATGAAATCGAGCGGGGCCTGTACTTCGCGGTGATGGGAGGTCCGCTGTTCCTCACCAACCCGCCCGCGCCCGAGGGCACGCCCCGGCCCTTCTCCTCGGGCCCCATGGCGCAGGTGGAAGTGGGCGTGGACATCGGCGAGCGGCTGTCGCTGGGCGTGTTCGTCATGGGCTCCAGCATCCGGACGAGCGCCGAGTACGTCGGCAACTCGGGCGGCGCGGTGTCCGGTGACTTCTCGGCGGTGGTGCCCGGCGCGGCCCTGCGGGTGCGCCTGGCGGGCCTGGCGGACAGCCAGGAGACGAAGCGCACGTGGTTCTACCTCCGCGCCGGCGGAGGACTCGCGATGTTCTCGCCGAAGCGTCTGCTCCCCGATTCCGACATTCTTGTGTTTGCCGGGCCCGGAGTGGAGTACTACACAAGGCTGCGCCACTTTTCCGTCGGGCTCGAGGTAACGGGGAACTATCTCGTTAGCGGAGGCTCCTTCGGGTTCGCGGTGGCGCCGAACATTCGCTACGCGTTCTAG